A stretch of Cupriavidus necator DNA encodes these proteins:
- a CDS encoding ZIP family metal transporter yields MRAERRGRPVPPPREPIIHSTLLYILLAATISGVGSIFGAALLSLTVASRVVERMVSFSVGVLLATALLHSLPEAFESGADPRALFGTLLAGLLGFFLLEKISLLRHSHHHEGDGHHHHHGHDREEAGRSGLTILVGDTFHNFADGIVIAAAFLADPHIGVVTALAIAAHEIPQEVGDFIVLLNAGFSKARAFAFNLLSSLAAIAGGVVGYFLLDQLSGWIPYVLVIAASSFLYIAVSDLMPQMQRKPRWRESAIQVVLVAAGISAIVFITNGVHESHSHGGHGHIAPAAPIASSR; encoded by the coding sequence AGCCCATCATCCATTCGACGCTTTTGTATATCCTGCTCGCCGCCACGATCTCGGGGGTGGGCAGCATCTTCGGGGCGGCGCTGCTGTCGCTGACGGTGGCGTCCCGCGTGGTCGAGCGCATGGTGAGCTTTTCAGTGGGCGTGCTGCTGGCCACCGCGCTGCTGCATTCGCTGCCCGAGGCGTTCGAGTCCGGCGCCGACCCGCGCGCGCTGTTCGGCACGCTGCTGGCGGGGCTGCTCGGCTTCTTCCTGCTGGAAAAGATCTCGCTGCTGCGTCACTCGCACCACCACGAGGGCGACGGGCACCACCACCACCACGGCCATGACCGCGAGGAAGCGGGGCGCAGCGGCCTGACCATCCTGGTCGGCGACACCTTCCACAATTTTGCCGACGGCATCGTGATCGCGGCGGCCTTCCTGGCCGATCCGCATATCGGCGTGGTCACCGCGCTGGCGATCGCGGCGCACGAGATCCCGCAGGAAGTCGGCGACTTCATCGTGCTGCTCAATGCCGGCTTCTCCAAGGCCCGTGCCTTTGCCTTCAACCTGCTGTCGAGCCTGGCGGCCATCGCCGGCGGCGTGGTCGGGTATTTCCTGCTCGACCAGCTGAGCGGCTGGATTCCGTACGTGCTGGTGATTGCCGCCAGCAGCTTCCTCTATATCGCGGTCAGCGACCTGATGCCCCAGATGCAGCGCAAGCCGCGCTGGCGCGAGTCGGCGATCCAGGTGGTGCTGGTGGCCGCGGGCATCTCGGCGATCGTCTTCATCACCAACGGCGTGCACGAGAGCCACAGCCACGGCGGGCACGGCCATATTGCGCCCGCCGCGCCCATTGCCTCGTCACGCTGA
- a CDS encoding sulfurtransferase, with protein sequence MQKPLISVTALQSLLATPGGCVVIDCSFDLADPAAGREAYRTGHLPGAFYLHLDNELSGPKTGSNGRHPLPDADDLVARLQALGVDDDTPVVAYDAQGGMFAARLWWLLRWLGHDAVAVLDGGKDAWVKAGLPLEHDATEEPELPGKFQRRKSLAPTVDAAALVDNLERASLLVVDARAPDRFRGENETLDPVGGHIPGAVNRFFKDNLGADGRFKPAETLRAEFGAVLGARAPAQAVMQCGSGVTACHNLLALEAAGLGGAALYPGSWSEWCADPARPVATGAA encoded by the coding sequence ATGCAGAAACCGCTGATTTCCGTCACCGCGCTGCAATCGCTGCTGGCCACCCCCGGCGGCTGCGTCGTGATCGACTGCAGCTTCGACCTGGCCGACCCGGCCGCCGGCCGCGAGGCCTACCGCACCGGCCACCTGCCCGGCGCCTTCTACCTGCACCTGGACAACGAGCTGTCCGGCCCCAAGACCGGCAGCAACGGCCGCCACCCCCTGCCCGACGCCGACGACCTGGTGGCGCGCCTGCAGGCGCTGGGCGTGGACGACGACACCCCGGTAGTGGCCTACGATGCGCAGGGCGGCATGTTCGCCGCGCGGCTGTGGTGGCTGTTGCGCTGGCTCGGCCACGATGCCGTGGCCGTGCTCGACGGCGGCAAGGACGCCTGGGTCAAGGCCGGCCTGCCGCTCGAACACGATGCCACGGAAGAGCCGGAATTGCCCGGCAAGTTCCAACGCCGCAAGTCGCTGGCGCCGACCGTCGACGCCGCCGCGCTGGTGGACAACCTCGAGCGCGCCTCGCTGCTGGTGGTGGATGCGCGCGCGCCCGACCGCTTCCGCGGCGAGAACGAGACGCTGGACCCGGTTGGCGGCCATATCCCCGGCGCGGTCAACCGCTTCTTCAAGGACAACCTGGGCGCGGACGGCCGCTTCAAGCCGGCCGAGACCCTGCGCGCGGAATTCGGCGCAGTGCTGGGTGCGCGCGCCCCGGCGCAGGCAGTGATGCAGTGCGGCTCCGGTGTCACGGCCTGCCACAACCTGCTGGCGCTGGAAGCGGCCGGCCTGGGCGGCGCGGCGCTGTACCCGGGATCATGGAGCGAATGGTGCGCCGATCCGGCGCGCCCGGTCGCTACCGGGGCCGCCTGA
- a CDS encoding DMT family transporter, whose product MQSLWMLFAAFAFSLMGVGVKLASDLYTTGEIVFYRGLISVVIMWVLLSSRGIPVRTPYMLSHIKRSVFGVTALMLWFTSISLLPLATAMTLNYMSPVWIALILGAGAALAGTGGNADRRLVLAILLSFAGVICLLQPSVGKDQLTGGLVGLISGMFTALAYVEVRQLGQLGEPEGRIVFYFSLVGMIAGLVWMLLGGVSAHTWYGAGLLLAIGILATLGQTAMTRAYKRGNTLLTANLQYAGIVFSSVWGMLIWSDRLNWLSWLGMGLIIASGIATTLMRARQGTDAKPTPATPVKSPEAEVHPEV is encoded by the coding sequence ATGCAATCGCTCTGGATGCTGTTCGCCGCCTTCGCCTTCTCGTTGATGGGGGTTGGCGTCAAGCTGGCATCCGATCTCTACACCACCGGCGAGATCGTCTTCTACCGCGGCCTGATCAGCGTGGTCATCATGTGGGTGCTGCTGTCCTCGCGCGGGATCCCGGTGCGCACGCCCTACATGCTGTCGCACATCAAGCGCAGCGTGTTCGGCGTGACCGCGCTGATGCTGTGGTTCACCTCGATCTCGCTGCTGCCGCTGGCCACCGCGATGACGCTGAACTACATGTCGCCGGTGTGGATCGCGCTGATCCTGGGCGCCGGCGCGGCGCTGGCCGGCACCGGCGGCAATGCCGACCGGCGCCTGGTGCTGGCGATCCTGCTGTCCTTTGCCGGCGTGATCTGCCTGCTGCAGCCTTCGGTCGGCAAGGACCAGCTGACCGGCGGCCTGGTCGGACTGATCTCGGGCATGTTCACGGCGCTGGCCTATGTCGAGGTGCGCCAGCTCGGCCAGCTGGGCGAGCCCGAGGGCCGCATCGTGTTCTATTTCTCGCTGGTCGGCATGATCGCCGGGCTGGTGTGGATGCTGCTGGGCGGCGTCAGCGCGCATACCTGGTACGGCGCCGGCCTGCTGCTGGCCATCGGCATCCTGGCCACGCTGGGCCAGACCGCGATGACGCGCGCCTACAAGCGCGGCAACACGCTGCTGACCGCCAACCTGCAATACGCCGGCATCGTCTTTTCCAGCGTGTGGGGCATGCTGATCTGGTCCGACCGGCTGAACTGGCTGTCGTGGCTGGGCATGGGGCTGATCATCGCCAGCGGCATCGCCACCACGCTGATGCGCGCGCGCCAGGGCACCGATGCCAAGCCCACGCCGGCCACGCCGGTCAAGTCGCCGGAGGCGGAAGTCCATCCCGAGGTGTAG